The window TAAGAGTCTACCGCAATAAGAAAAAGAGAATTCCAGTTAATGGTCCAATTTGTTGTGAATTAGATGGAAAGTTCTGTTGTAAGAATAGTTTTTTTTAAAGATTGAAAAAGAGTAAGTAGAATTATATTCAAAACAAAAGAAAGGGGCTTTTTGTAAGGACTTGcagaattttctttgtttcctgtTGCTATTTGTCCCTATGATATCGAAAGTACCTTTGTACACCCGGCCTCAAATGCTCTTGTTGTGAacagtgaaatgaaagaataggaaaaaaaattcaaaaaaatcttttTTTTGGTATACTTCAAGAAATATGTTTTGTGCATGCAAAATTTTATCAAGAAATCACATTGGTGAGAGTCGTGAAAAAAAAAATCAGAGCTCCAAAATGTGTTTGAAAATAAGATTTTTAGAGCAACATTTTTGTTTTTTCGCCACGCCTTCCATCGATGTGATTTCGTGATAATTTTTTGCATACACTCCAAACCTTAAATTTTACcaaaaaatattcagaaattttttagatttATTTCCTATTTTTTTTGAATGTACTGTTCACTCAGGAGCATTTGGGCCAGGGTGTAGAAACTCCAGATATACCCAAAACCTCTATGGTGTGAGGTTGTTTGTGGTCTGAAGATGGTATCAATGATTTGAATATCGTAAAATCATGTGAATTGCATTTGTTGAATTATGTTGCGCTGGCTACTAGATGCTATAATCTGAGTTAATAAAAACACCCTTTATAAAAAAAATGGTTGCGCTGGTTATAAATAATAATCCTAAAACTAGCTAGTATGACcgaccacttcttcttcctccacaaGAAAGTCCTCCGGTGACTAGGGTTTCTCCGCCTCCTGTAGGCGCCGCCGCCGATCTGCTTCATCTTctctggccttagggccatggaggcgtggtGTATCCCGGCCCTTGTCGGTGGGAGAGCTTTTGCTCCGTTTTAAGGTGTGTTTTTTTGGAAACCACATGCTTGTAAGGGGCTTgataggagggggagggggcaagaGCCCTTATGTGCCGCTCGCTACGGTAGATTGTCAAGCAAATGTGCATAGGTTGCTTGCCTGGGCTAGCCCACGAGTCATATAAAGTGTTTGCGTGTGGCGACTCGGGTTTCATATTGTAGCGATTGGGTTTTCCTAACACGTACCGAACATTTCTTGGAATACCAAACAATTTAAAATTTGTGAATAAGTTTTGCAAAAGGCAACCAATTTTTGAAAACGCAttctttttgaatttgtgaacaaattttacaAATAGGAGATTTTTTTATTTCAAATTTTTttgagaaacatgaacattttttgaaattcctgaatattttttgaaaaacacgaacattttgtatttatgttttttacaacaagacatttttaaaaaatttaacatttttaaaataaacttggaaagaaattaaaagaaaaaaccaaaaaaatgggaAAAAGAATGAGGGACCCTTTAGAAGGTTTCCCAAACCGGCTAGGAACCTTTCAAAAGGTTCCAAAAACCGGCTTGTACAACGCAGTTCAATCAGTCACTAGCCCATGTGAAATAGTGGCAATCTGCCGCAGAATGCGACGTATAGAAATTTGCTAGGAGGGGTCATCCTCACCCTTATATTTGTGACTAAGCCCAACATGACCATGGAGATTAATCATAGTGAAATTAGGAAAGGTTGCTTTCTTGGCGCATCAGTGatcagtggcggagacaggccccAGGCAGCCCGGGCTGCTGCCTGGGGCGCGAGACCAATTTCCTTTGGGTACTGTACAGTGCTACAGTGCCCCAAAGGCCGCTTGGGGCTTCACTTTTTCCTGCCGCCGCTACTGTCCGTGATTGTACATGGAGGGGTGATGGACCCAAACACGATGGAGCCTTGTGATGCCTAAGAGTCATTCAAGATCTACACGCCACGAAGTAGCTGGGAGACAATTGTGTGATCCTGAAGGAGATCTTTAGTCACTCGACTTCTCTTTTGGCCTGCGAATTTGACCATGAGAAGCACATTTGTAATGTGGAGGCTCTTAGACTTGCCCGTACAGCGACTACCTTAGATCCTGGACGCCATATTTGGCTATCCAATCCTCTTCACTTGTATCCCTTTGAACTTTGCTATATGAAATAGGCTTTCTTAATGATTTATGTCGCTAGTTGTGTCCCACCGCTTAGTTTTGCCACTAGAAGTTTTCACTGCTAAAAAATGTCATCACTCCGTTAGGCGCATGCCCAAAAATGCCACTAGACATCATTACTATCGGCTCAAAGCCCATTTACCATATTGTGTGACCAAAATACCCATGGACTCACATGTCAGCTCTCCCTCTATATATCGCACTACGTGACTTGATCTCCAACAACATTTTTATTTTTGTCTATATTTTTTTGCTTGcttactcctgacaagtggggcccacaAGGCCACAATTATCATTGTGATGTAGAGagagctgacatgtgggtctagaAGTATTTTGGTTATAAACATGGTGAACGAGTTTGACCTGATAGTAACAATGTGTAATGACATTTTTGAGTAAACATCTATCGGAATGATGACATTTTTTAGGTGTCTAATGAAATTTTTGAGAAAGCATCAAGCAAAACGATGTCATTTTTTAGCAGTTGTAGCTACTAATGTCAAAACTAAGTAATGAGACACAattagtggcataaatgataaaaacctatGAAACAAAGGTCACTGTTTATctctaaaaaataaaaataaaccatcAGAACCGAAGGCCGAATATGAACAAGATGAAAAGGTGTTTTTATTCTATGCTCTTCAAAGCAAATGATTCGAATGATCTTTGGGGAAAATAAATCCTTTATCAGTGCGTGTAGCCATCGAATAATGAATCCACATCCACTAGTTTTCCACAAGCCCCTAGAAGATGGATGGCATCTATGCACAGCAAGTAATAATCCATTCATGTACCCATGCTGTCATGCATCTATAAATAGACAAGGCAAGTAGCCCAAGGTTACATATCATCAACAaagccagaagaagaagaagaaagaatctGATAAATTAAGCTAGGCAGCATGTCGATGATCTCCAGCATGCTGGGCCGGAGGCAGCCGCAGCAGCACGCGGCGGGCCACAAGGCCAAcggccacggcggcggcggggacgaggTCGTGGAGCCGGTGAGCATCGACATCCTGGAGCCCTTCATGGAGGCCATCTCGCTGACTgcgttcggcggcggcggctgccggcCGGCGCTGGGCCTGCCGTTCTCGACCGCGAGCATGGACTGGAAGGAGACGCCGACGGCGCACGTGTTCATGGCGGACGTGCCGGGCCTGCGGCGGGAGGAGGTGAAGGTGGAGGTGGAGCAGGAGCGGGTGCTCCGGATCAGCGGGCAGCGCGCCCGCGCCGTCGAGGACAAGGGCGACCGGTGGCACCGCGTGGAGCGGAGCGCCGAGAAGTTCGTGCGCACCGTGCGGCTGCCGCCCAACGCCGacgtcgacggcggcggcgtccaCGCCGCGCTCGACAACGGCGTGCTCACCATCACCATCCCCAAGGACGACGGCAAGAAGGCCTACGGCAGGATCATCCCCATCACCAACTAATGATCAGCCACGCGCATGCACCATCGGCTCAAACTCAATCAAATATCACCACTGCTTAATTATACTTCATTAAAGAGAACCGTAAGATGGCGGAGATAAGCCCGGCGGCCTATGTATGTGCCGGATGGAATTCTGGAAGATTTCCGTGAACTATACCATAGACGCAGTCAACCCCAGCTTCTGCATCGACTGATGCACACAACCATCGCACGCTCTAGTATGAGATATGACTCCAAATAACCAATGTATATGTAGCAGCAGCTGTGAAAACATATCTATATATAATATATATTTGTGTTGGGTTATTAAGAGCATCTCCCAACGACCGCCCAACGCGCGGAAAAAACGTTTGCAGCGTGTTGATCGCCTGTTTTTGCGCGGCGCGGAGCGCTGGCTCCAACGGCCGCTGTAAACTTTAGCGCGCGTGAGTAGCTCTAGCAGGTGCTGAAAAATATTGCACGCGCTCTCTCACACAAACAACATATGCACTCCAAACACAACCAAAAAGATCAAacataaacaaaataaaattaataatgaatagttcaatttcgttgttacaactcaaacaaatagtttatcttttagtacaacaaatagttcaataataCAACATAaaacgcacaaatcatgatgctctttgtcggCCATTTCATGCCGGCCACTTCTCgatgagatccttctgaagattATCATACGTTTCGGCACACCGAAtgacatgataggaggcaacaaaacaggccaccctttcagccctccgccgcaccgcacgggatgtcccaagagctcatagtgAGAGTGGTCTAAATCTTgaccacgctcattctcgatgatcatgttgtgcatgatcatgcaaacatgcatgatgtaccaaagcatatTTTGATCCCAAGATCTAGCcgatcctctcacaatagcaaattgggcttgcaaaatcccaaaaaaCTCTCTTCACATCTTTTCTTGCCGCatcctgagcattgtggaaatcaataTTCTTTTTACCTTTCGggtttttcaacggcttcacaaatgtttgccactttgggtagatgccatccgcaagatagtagccatagttgtatgtacggccatttgctacaaactgcatcGATGACAGTTCACCATTTGCAACCGTATTCATCAGTGGTCACCGATTAACAACGTTAATGTCATCCAAAGATCCAGGCATTTCAAAAAAAGCATGTCAAATCtcaagtctcttgatcggccaccgcttcaaggattatagtggaacctttTTATGGACATGGAATTGGCCATGCCATGCCTTacgacaattcttccaactccaatgcatgcagtctattgagccaagcatatctgggaagccgcgagctttgttcatctccaacaGCCTTGTGGCTTCTTCggcattgggagatctcaaatattTTTCGGCCAAATACTTGCACAATTTtgactgcgaagcgcttgacacacatgatggcttgactctcacccatggccaagtgatcatcaactagatcagccgggataccgtatgccaacatacatAAAGCAGCTGTCACCTTCTGagaggtgctatgcccgagctctccggcgacATTCCTCATTTGCTGaaaaaaccggtcatggctcgctagtttctctgcaatgtgcctgaacaactcggtgctcatcctaaaccagcGCCGGAAGTACGACTCGGGGTACACGGGAGCATCCACAAAACAGTGTCTGATcaatttgttgtgggcatcgatcctatccctccaaattttctgccgaTCCATAACCGAACTACCGTGCTTCGgtttttattgatgtgcatagctaggatcattgcaagatcatcCTTCTATTCAATATCAAaatcttcttcggaagaatcatatgacgaactcatctacaatgttcaatttaaactaggctataaaaaaactacaaacaacatgcaccaaattcatgtaaaaatgtgaagttgaagcaatacataccttgcaagcgttttgtcgaacaccttgcggacgTCGAGCGGCAGTGGGCGGCCGGGCGCTGTTCGTCGAAGGAATGTCGCGCGCGGGGGGCGGCGGCGACTAGAGGGAGACGGAGGAAGCAACGGCAACGCGAGGATACGTCGGGGAAGCGCCGAAACGATAGCCAGAACAAATGGGGTGGCGCGGGTGATGGCGGCGCCAGCGGCTGGATGGGGGTAGGTGAAAGTTGCAAGCGGGCGCATCAAATAAATGGCGTGCGATGGCGTTTCGGCCCGCGCGCTGAACTAGTTATGCCGCACGCGTGATTTTTGTACCTCCGATGGAGCGCCCGGAGCGGTAATGCGCACGCAAAAGCCACTAATTTTTTAGCGCGGCGCTTATATAGCGTGTTTGTTGAACATGCTCTAATAGTGTGATTGTTGTGTGTTTTAATGTGGATGTTATGCCTTACCAAACCAATTGGCCTCCAGATCACCCTTCGCGCGATGGATGGCTATATCACACGATGCAGGACAAGAGTCGTTGCGTGCCAGATATTATGATGAACGTTTGCTCAACATTTTCCCCCAAAAAAGTTATAAAAGGGTTGGACTCAGCAATTCTAAAGTAAAAAAGGCGCATGAGAATGATGTATAGGAAAAATTGAGGTTTTAGGCGAcggctttctgtgtcctgcttcgcctcatcatcatcatcatcatcatcatcgggatATTCAATAGTGGAGGATGGCGGGTGTCCCATCGGCTCTCGTGCGACTGGGCGACCAGGAAGGCGATTCCGCGGGCGCCGGCGGGGGGATTCCCGTGGTGTCGGCGGAGGGATGGACGGCGGTGAGCCCGGCGGTGGGGCGCGCCCGGTGCTGCGTCTCGCCCGGCGGGAGGCCCCCTGGCCCGTTCCCCTCTGGTAGCAAATTTTGGGCGTTGGGGGGTGGCGACTCcgacggcgaagaggaggaggagcccgtGCAGGTAAGTGGTCAGGTGAGTGATGGTGATGAGCCGAGGCCGTCGTTGACGTGCTCGGTGGGTGACTTTGTCGCCCGTGCGGAGGAGCTGGGGGGCTCTTTCGTGGCCGGTCGCCGGCGCGTGTTCGCCCGTGGCGGGCGCTGACTAGCGCCGCGGATCTGGCGACCGCCGAGGGGTGTGGATGCGGGCCCTGAGGGCCGCTCGCGTGCCCTGCCGGAGGAGGGGCGCCAGGAGCTGGCGCTGGCTGCGCCGCTTTCGGGCTCggtgagctcgccggagtcgacaggggtcgacgacggcggcggggCGGATCCTGCAAGGGAGATACGgtccatggctagggtttcggtgccgccgccgcccgggtcggCCCCCTTGCTGGGCCTATCAGACTGGCCCAGTCTGCCAATGCGTGGGCTGGGGGGCCCATTGGCCGACCCATCCTCGCGCGTGCCAGAGGGGACGCAGGGGCGCTCCTTGGTGCTTGGGCCTGGACAGCCTGGCCCGGTTGCTTTGCGCCCGCAAGTGACTAGGCCCGAGCccatcgcgatggtggtggtgcggcCGCCTACGCCTATAAATAGGTGGTTGTGGCTGCCGAAGGGTGCCCTAGATCTGTCGCTAGGGTTTCCCGCATCCCACTCGCAGGTGCGGCGATTCAGGCACCTCGCGCGCCGTCTGCGTCGCTCGCCTCCTCCCCCCCACTCACTTGCTCGTTCGCAACCGCGGTGCGGATGGGATCCCGCCGCGTGGAGAAGCCACCGATGTCGCCCCCGATCCCGGCGGCCGAGCGTCAATGCGAGCAAGATCTGAGGGCGAAGGCGCTTTCCAAGGTGCCGGCACCTCAGGCGGAGGTGGGGGGTTGGGGGCCGCCGCCTCCTTGGTGGCTCGCGGAGCAAGAGCGGAAGAAGATGGAGGAGCGCTAGCGCAAAAAGAAGAAGGAGGAATACCGGCGCCGTGGGCTGGAGCAGAAGAAAGAGCTCAAGAGGAAAGAATCCCTTCTCCCTCCGAGCGGCGAGCGGGCTGGGGATCCACTTGctaagaagcagaagcagaaggggGCTGGCCCGGCGCTGCTGCCGCTGGCGGCCGGGCCGTCGGCGTTGAAAGGGTCGGCACATGCCCCGATCCCAGTGGAGGAGTCCGACGGGCCAGAGTGCTTCAAGTGTGGTCGGGTGGGCCACTACCAGAACATGTGCCACTTCAAGCCCATGTGCGTCGTCTGCCATGAGGAGGGACACGCGTTGGCGCACTGCCCCACTCGCGGGCGGCCATTGCTGCTGCAGATCGTGGGCAACGCCATTCCCGACGAGGGCTTTTTCTGCCTCCTCTACATGGAGACGGAGGGCGAGGAGATCCATGCCCCGGTGGTGGCGGACGCGGCGTTCATCTCGGCGGCGCCTGGCAAGCTGTCGATTCCCATCTTGGAGGAAGAGCTCCCCCACCTCTTCGAAGGGGAATGGGATTGGCAGGTGTCGGCCGTCGGAGACGACATGTTCTCCGTCGTCTTCCCCAACAAGGCCATGCTGCGGATGGCGACGCGAAGCGGCAAACTATATCTATCCCTCAACGACATCATGGCGGAAATCAAAGAAGCGACTCAGGAAGCGCCCAAGGCCGAACTCATGCCGGATGTGTGGGTTAAGCTCTGGGGAGTGCCACCCAAGCACCGTCGCGTGGACCGTCTCATGGTAGGGATAGTGATGATCGGGCACCCGATGGAGGTGGACAAGGCGTCGCTGGCGGGGCTGGGTCCAGTGCGGATACATTTTGCGTGCCGCTCCCTGGCTAAGCTCAAAGGCTACATCCAAGTGTGGTTCGACAGCGAGGGCTTCACCTTCCGGCTAGAGGGCAAggcgggtggcaatcagggtgatgCCTCCCCTCCCCACCCCCCTGCAACCATGGACAAGGGGCCGGATGACATggacaaggacaaggacaaggacaCAAGTATGGGTGACGACTCCATCGACACCGCGTCCTGGGATAAGTTGGGCCTCAAGGACAAGGCTTTCGACGTCGTGGCCCCGGCTTCGGGGGCCGCAAAGGATCTGGAGGAGCGCCAAGTGGTCGTGGGCAGCAACGAGACGGGCTTCAATCAATATGGCTCCAACATGTCCCTCGGCCTCGACCTCGACAAGGGCATTTCGGCTTCATGCGATTCGGAGGGTCGCTCCATGCTCGTCTCCCCGGTGGCTGCGGATGTGGGTGGGCTGCGCGCTGTCGCGTCGCGTTCCCCCATGTCTGCGCGCGGTCCTGGTAGCGGCGGGGTGCGGCTCCACAAGAAGCCGATGGGCCGCAAGACTCCTCTAGTGATGCCGGTGAGCCCACCATCGGTCCGTGCGGGCACGCCTGTCTCGCACCGGCCGGTGGTGATGGCGTTGGCCTCCTCTGGGGGTCCGGTCGGTGGGCCTTCGCCGGTGGCTCCCCCTCCTCCTTCGGACGCGCTTCGGGCAGAGGTGACCAAGGCGGCGCCCATCTCCACGGCCAAACGCTCCAAGGCGGTGGTGGCGACCCCGGTGGCACAGGAGCGGGCGAGTTCTTGATCGAAGGGCGCCAAGGGCAACCTCCCTGCTCTTCAGCGCGCTCAGCTATTGGTGGCTCAGAAGAACATGGAGACCGAAGGTAACCCCCTACCCCGTTTTACGATTTTTGATGATTATTCGGATGAGCGCCTCGGGGGTATTTTAGCGGATAGTGGGGTAGATTTGTCTAATGAGGGGGAGGCGCGAGAGCTCCTATCTCTCATCCGGGCTAAAGAAATTGCGCAGGCCGCGCTGGCCCAGGCAGCGGCGGCCCACGTTGCGCCGGTAGCAGAAGAAGCAGGGGCTTCTCTGGTGCCTGTTGCGCGGCCCGATCGGGTGGACACAGCAGCAGGGGCCCGTCCCCCTCATCCCGTGGTCCTGTCAAGACACGGCGAGTGGCCAAAGCGGTTACCATTCGCGGTATCCGCCTCCGCAATCGCATAATCTAATGTGTTTCATCTTCTGGAACATCCGAGGCTTCGGCCACGTTGGGAGGCGGACCCAGCTAAAAGAATTCATTTGCGTTGAGGATATCGACGTTGTTGACTTGCAGGAAACCATTAAAACTGATTTCTCTCACTGAGACCTGCTAAGCATCGATCCCCTCGAGCACTTCGCATGGCACTGGGTGCCTGCGGTGGGCCACTCGGGGGGCCTACTTCTTGGTGTCAGCCTGGTTTGCTGCGAGGTGGTGGCGTGGGATGCCGGTCGTTTCTTCGTGTCGGCACACGTTCGCCATCGCGCAACCCTCCGCGAGTGGGAGGTTATCGTGGTGTATGGCCCGGCCGACCACTCGCACTCTCAGGAGTTCTTGGGGGAACTACAGGAGAAGGTTGCGGTCTTAGGTGTGCGCAACTTGCCGCTGATCGTCGGTGGGGATTTCAACCTAATCCGTTCGGGAGCGGACAAGAACAACGGGATTATTAACtggacaagggtgtccatgttTAATAACGCGATAGCATCAATGGCCCTTAGGGAAGTGGCCCACGTGGGCGCACGTTACACTTGGACAAACAAGCACTTTACACCAGTTCGGTCAGTGCTTGACCGCGTGTTCATGTCCGCGGAGTGGGAAATGTTGTTTCCCATGTGCTCCCTATtagggaacgtaataatttcaaaaatttcctacccacacgtaagatcatggtgatggcatagcaacaagaggggagagtgttgtctacataccctcgtagaccgtcaagtggaagtgttatgacaacgcgattgatgtagtcgtacgtcttcacgactcgaccgatccaagcaccgaacgtacgacacctccgtgttcagcacacgttcagctcgatgacgtcctccgagctccaatccagcgaagcgtcggggatgagttccgtcagcacgacggcgtggtgacgatgatgatgttctaccggcacagggcttcgcctaaactccgcgacgatatgaccgaggtggattatggtggagaggggcaccgcacacggctaaggaacgatccgtagatcaacttgtgtgtctatggggtgccccctgcccccgtatataaaggagtggaggagggggagggccggccctctctatggcgcgccctaggggagtcctactcccaccgggagtaggattccccctttcctagtagaactaggaacccttccatgtagtaggagtaggagagaaggaaagggaagagagaaggagaaggaaggaagggggcgccccccctccctagtccaattcggactagtccaaggagggggggtgcggccacccttttggccctttctctcctttcccgtatggcccaatgaggcccaatacgaattcccgtaactctccggtactccgaaaaatacccgaatcacttggaacctttccgaactccgaatatagtcgtccaatatatcgatctttacgtctcgaccattttgagactcctcgtcatgtccccggtctcatccgggactccgaactccttcggtacatcaaaactcataaactcataataaaattgtcatcgtaacgttaagcgtgcggaccctacgcgttcgagaactatgtagacatgacctagaactattctcggtcaataaccaatagtggaacctggatgttcatattggttcctacatattctacgaagatctttatcggtcaaaccgcataacaacatacgttgttccctttgtcatcggtatgttacttgcctgagattcgatcgtcggtatccaatacctagttcaatctcgttaccggcaagtctctttactcgttccgtaatatatcattttataattaactcattagtttcaatgcttgcaaggcttaggtgatgagtattaccgagagggcccagagatacctctccgacaatcggagtgacaaaacctaatctcgaattatgccaactcaacatgtacctttggagacacctgtagagcacctttataatcacccag is drawn from Triticum dicoccoides isolate Atlit2015 ecotype Zavitan chromosome 6B, WEW_v2.0, whole genome shotgun sequence and contains these coding sequences:
- the LOC119324152 gene encoding 18.9 kDa heat shock protein-like; its protein translation is MSMISSMLGRRQPQQHAAGHKANGHGGGGDEVVEPVSIDILEPFMEAISLTAFGGGGCRPALGLPFSTASMDWKETPTAHVFMADVPGLRREEVKVEVEQERVLRISGQRARAVEDKGDRWHRVERSAEKFVRTVRLPPNADVDGGGVHAALDNGVLTITIPKDDGKKAYGRIIPITN